The sequence TTCAATGCCAGGTCCCATTTGGAAGCACCAATCATTCGAATGAGTTGCAGTGGCTCGCCTGCGGTCCCCTTGCTCAATGGTCTTGAGCGACTATGGGATAGTAAGAAAGACTCGGATTTTGTAATGTTTATATGATCTGTTTCTATCTAATCCACTATAAGCTTAACAAATCTAATtaagaattatttaattaatacatACATGAATTCagacttatatatatattatcactCTAACTAATTTCATGTACATATAAGATTTTATCGTTTTTATATCAATTCTAAAGGTGCCAGGCCTAGTTGAGTTGCATAGAGTCTCAATCCCAATCTGCAGCTTATTTGAAGTAGGGGTCACCCCTTGGCTTCCCAATGTTGTCTGATTAAAGTAGCAATTGATTCTAAATGTTAAGCCTTTTGATTAGTCAATTCACACACTAATTCTTCCTAATCTGAGCTTGTTTGGCTACGTTGCACCTGTCAGGAATGTCTCGAGACAATATACAAAAGGAATCTGAAGACCTGGTGGAGGTGGTTCCAGATtcattggaaggagagaatgttGTCTCCTCCGATATCTCTGAGGGCGAAGATTCTGGTGGACGAACGGCTTCAATGTTGTCCTACGATCTCAATAGAACACCCGAAGAGAATGAATATCCTTATAGTGGAATGTCTCCCGAGAAGAAGAATGCGTGGCACTTGGCTATGTGGGCAACAAGATACTTAAATCCTTAAGGGGAAAGCTTTGGTTTAGGTGAAGAACTTCGAGGCCGGTTGCATATGATAGCCGAGACAAAACTATGCAATATTAATTAAGGAGATTATATTTTCATaactaatttatatatttatctgAAAATTATATCTTGAAAAAGATGTGACAACTAATTTTTGGTTCAGATATAGTTAACCCCTATATTATCATTCCTATGTTTATATATACATTAACACTCCCCGATACTTGTACTTAAGGCGGTGTGCAGGTGTGAATTAATAAGGACATGCCTTTGTTACACATGGCTGTTTTTATTATTATCcttttagtattattattattattattattattattattattattataaaagagTGGGAACCCAATTTTTCACACTAACAAATTGCTAAAGCCAAATTTGAGATGAAATAAGGAACGGCGCCCAAATCCTTATTTATCCTTGCGAGACTCCATTTGAACCTACCTCCAGCGGTGTCTCACATAGTCCCAAGCAGTCGAAGCCCCTTCCTGACGAAGGCCTGAAACCTATTGCTTCTCTCGTCTATCGCAACCCTTCCACTTCAAAGCACTGCTGTCTCGCTTTCTCTTCTCAGGTAAGGGTCCGTCCTCTAATTATTTCTTGTGTATTTTGACCGAAGCATGAGTTTACCTGGACATGGCAAAATGCATGGCTGATATAATTTGCTCATAGATGACCCAGGGGTATAGTTCATGAACCTGCATTGTCATAGGAGCATGTTGCTAAAAATTCCTCTGTTTTTGGAAACCTCGTAATTCTGCCGATTACgtagaaataaaaataacaagGATTAAAAAACAAGTATTGGATCTCATGAGCTGCTTGAGATTATGAATCCGAGATAACAACTATGGACCATGACTATTCATATTCCTTTTTGTGTGCTTGTTGGTGTCAGGATTGTAAGATGGCCCGGAAAGGTCGATTCACAAAAAAATCAAAGTTTGGACCAGGGTTTCAGCAACCTCAAACGGAAGCGAATGCGACTTCGGACCCCCACCATGATGGCTCTCAAATTCACCCGAACAGTGGGGATAGTGTCCCTGCAAGCGGTGATTTGGTTTCCGCTACTTCACGCCCTTTCCATCCCCCGCGAAGTGAACCAAGGCCTGCTCCACAGATGAGCACAAACAGTGTCCGGAACTCGCTGCCAGGCCATCTAAACTTGGACGCTAATGCAAATGAGGAAACTCTTCTTGATGAAGAAGTTGACAACCTTCATGATGCTTCTGGAGCTCAGAGCCGCAAAGGACGCAAGACTACAGAGTTTTGGGCGGTTAAGACCATCGGTatggtatttaattattttttctttcatcaaCATGACTTAGGCTCCATCCATTATTAACTTACAATATACTCTAATTCGGTCATTCCAAAATATATTATGTGGGctatcaaaatattttaaaaatattctgaatTATTACCCTAATTTAATTTTTGCCTCCcacatttaaaattaattttaagttTGTCATTGTACTTAGTTTTTTACAATAAAAGTCAAGcagtttttgttaaatttttttcaagTGCTGCAATTCTGTACCAATTTAAACATGTTTTATGCTGGTTTGATCCATCATGCTTCCTTTgctagattattattattattatctgtgTAGCAAATATTCCACTTTGATGAAGACAGCGAAGgaattataaagaaaaatattttgaaaagtatGGGGAAGTCTTGGAAGGAAACAAGGCTGAGGTTGTATGACCGTTTTTATGAGCCAACATTCACGACTGAACAAAATCTTGAGAATCGACCGCCGGGAATTGATCGAGAGCATTGGAGATGGTACCTTGACTATCGCGCCAAACCTGAGACGAAGGTAATATACTGTATCGTTGTTACACAAGAATACCAATTATGTTGCATTGAGTCCTTTTCTATCATATTGTAATCGCCCTTTGTCTCGGATGGACCAATAGGAGAAGTGCAAGAAAAACGCGGTCAATCGATCAAAACAACAATATACTCACACTGGCGGCTCGAAAAGTTTCGCACGGCGGATGGAAGAAGAGGTACTCTACTTGTTTTATTTAGTTATTGAACTCTCTCtatgatttaatttttattgattttgTGAAAAATTTCAATGCAAAAACTTTGTTGTTACAGTCGGAAGAACAAGGAAGGATAGTCGGTAGAGGGGAGTTGTGGATCAAGGTGCACAAGAAAAAGGATGGCTCATATATCAATGATGAAGCGAGAGCAATTGGTGTAAGTACTACTCGTTAATTGCAGcctatatttttaataatttttttaatttataacgACTAAAATATTTgagaactaatttaaaaaaacaaGTGAACTTTCAAAaacgaatttgactattaactcaatcTTTTATTCCATGTCTGGCGGTATCCAATTATTTACATTACATATATCTAAAGTATTAAGGATATGAATAAGTGCAGACAATAGTTAGTTGGGCACACGTGCTTATTATTACCATGCATTACATCCATGTCAGGTTGAAATTAAATATCTTCGAAGCAAAAATATTTGTGTGTGATTTATTAACGGGTGTACTTATAGTATATTTATAATTAAGGTGATCTCTTTAAATTTCAATATTGAGAGTCGATGTGTTTGACTGGGTGTGCGAGGAGTTTTGGTGGATGACACGGGAGTCTACCACCATATATGAGTCTAGTCTTTAGTTAATTAGTAGTCTTGCTtgaacaaataaaataataatttaactgACTATATTATCTTAATCTACTAGAATTTTTATTACTATAgccactttttatttttctacgtAGAACCTACGGAAACCACTGGTGCTTCTCTGATCCACTATCATTAGCTTTACGTTGCATTTCATTTACTATCAGAAATCAAACTTGTTCAATATGGCATTAGAAGTGCTTGTTTTTGTATGGATGAATTTCACTTCACTTAGATTGCGGTCTAGAATCACATAACAGTGACAATTATGGCCTGT is a genomic window of Arachis ipaensis cultivar K30076 chromosome B06, Araip1.1, whole genome shotgun sequence containing:
- the LOC110263089 gene encoding uncharacterized protein LOC110263089, coding for MGKSWKETRLRLYDRFYEPTFTTEQNLENRPPGIDREHWRWYLDYRAKPETKEKCKKNAVNRSKQQYTHTGGSKSFARRMEEESEEQGRIVGRGELWIKVHKKKDGSYINDEARAIGVSTTR